A genomic segment from Nicotiana tabacum cultivar K326 chromosome 7, ASM71507v2, whole genome shotgun sequence encodes:
- the LOC107818196 gene encoding thaumatin-like protein 1: MDLSSSSPLHFILSLSFAFLVLSRGVLGATFTFVNKCEYTVWPGILANAGSPTLQSTGFELPQDSSRTFTAPTGWSGRFWGRTSCSFDGSGSGSCGTGDCGSGEVECNGAGAAPPATLAEFTLGTGGQDFYDVSLVDGYNLPMVVEASGGSGMCATTGCVTDLNQICPTELRSGGGEACRSACEAFNKPEYCCSGAYNTPATCKPSMYSQMFKNACPRSYSYAYDDPTSTFTCSGADYTVTFCPSTPSQKSTKDTTPTTTTPSDGGSYDGTGVVDPATGTGSSSGQMVSGSGAGLEYGSGTQFGSGSGTQYGSGSGTEYGSGTETQSGSGSQAMLADGSYLAGLAMGESTRVLSPTALHFSCLAATLVLFVFL, translated from the exons ATGGATCTGTCATCTTCTTCTCCTTTACACTTCATTCTTAGCTTGTCTTTTGCTTTCCTCGTTCTATCGAGAG GTGTATTAGGGGCTACATTTACCTTTGTGAACAAATGTGAGTACACAGTATGGCCAGGTATTCTTGCTAATGCAGGTAGTCCAACTCTACAAAGCACTGGATTTGAACTTCCGCAAGACTCTTCACGTACATTCACTGCACCCACTGGTTGGTCCGGCAGGTTTTGGGGAAGAACCAGTTGCTCATTTGACGGATCCGGGTCGGGTTCTTGCGGAACTGGTGATTGCGGCTCCGGTGAGGTAGAATGCAACGGAGCTGGAGCTGCTCCGCCGGCGACTCTAGCGGAGTTTACTCTCGGAACTGGCGGGCAAGATTTTTATGACGTGAGTTTAGTTGACGGGTACAATTTACCTATGGTAGTTGAAGCTTCGGGCGGGTCGGGTATGTGTGCGACGACGGGTTGCGTTACGGATCTAAACCAAATCTGCCCGACGGAACTGAGGAGTGGCGGTGGAGAAGCGTGTAGGAGCGCGTGTGAGGCGTTTAACAAGCCGGAATATTGCTGCAGCGGCGCGTATAATACACCGGCGACTTGTAAACCGTCGATGTACTCGCAGATGTTCAAAAATGCTTGCCCGAGATCGTATAGCTACGCTTATGATGATCCAACCAGCACTTTTACTTGCAGTGGCGCAGATTATACGGTCACATTTTGCCCTTCAACCCCAAG TCAAAAATCTACAAAAGATACGACACCTACTACAACAACACCCAGTGATGGTGGGTCTTATGATGGGACAGGAGTTGTGGACCCTGCAACAGGAACAGGGTCAAGTTCAGGCCAAATGGTTTCCGGATCGGGTGCCGGGTTAGAGTATGGGTCAGGAACACAATTCGGGTCAGGATCCGGAACACAATACGGGTCAGGATCTGGAACAGAATATGGATCAGGAACCGAAACACAGTCCGGATCCGGGTCCCAAGCTATGCTAGCAGATGGGTCATATTTAGCTGGATTAGCCATGGGAGAATCCACAAGAGTTCTCTCTCCAACAGCTTTGCATTTCAGTTGTTTGGCTGCAACTTtggttttatttgttttcttgtaG